Proteins encoded by one window of Paroedura picta isolate Pp20150507F chromosome 11, Ppicta_v3.0, whole genome shotgun sequence:
- the LOC143820690 gene encoding uncharacterized protein LOC143820690, with the protein MESRGALPLLLLVALACGPQVARALPSKVARGVAVPFVFDPHAACSPPCLHGGLCIRNATCFCARGYEGERCQHATCYPKCKNGGKCLRPGKCRCQPGYGGRYCHKVSCEGGCQNGGECISVNGMAKCVCASGWTDSRCQEAICPQGCRNGGACVAPGICSCAAGWVGGACHLASCRLPCDHGGKCIAPDVCRCRSPYSGPQCTKRIKA; encoded by the exons ATGGAGAGCCGCGGCGCGCTGCCGCTCCTGCTGTTGGTGGCGCTGGCCTGTGGGCCGCAGGTGGCCCGCGCGCTGCCTTCCAAAGTGGCGCGTGGCGTTGCCGTGCCCTTCGTCTTCGACCCGCACGCCGCCTGCAGCCCGCCTTGCCTCCACGGGGGCCTGTGCATCAGGAACGCCACCTGCTTCTGCGCCAGGGGCTACGAGGGCGAGCGCTGCCAGCACG CCACTTGCTATCCCAAATGCAAAAATGGTGGAAAGTGTCTCAGACCTGGAAAATGCCGGTGCCAACCTGGCTACGGAGGAAGATACTGTCATAAAG TAAGCTGTGAAGGAGGATGTCAAAATGGTGGGGAATGCATCTCTGTCAATGGGATGGCAAAGTGCGTTTGTGCTTCAGGATGGACAGATTCTAGATGCCAAGAAG CCATTTGTCCTCAAGGATGTCGTAATGGAGGTGCTTGTGTGGCTCCTGGAATCTGCAGCTGTGCAGCTGGCTGGGTTGGTGGGGCGTGTCATTTAG catcaTGTAGGCTGCCTTGTGACCATGGAGGCAAATGTATTGCTCCAGATGTGTGCAGATGTCGTTCACCATATTCTGGTCCGCAGTGTACCAAAAGAATAAAGGCATGA